tgcATACacagagaaaaatatcaaaaaggaTACCCTTCAATATACCAAGGGTACCGTGCAATATACCATAACTGACAGATTCGTTGGAACGGGTGGCATGACTCAAAGCATCTAAATTTGCTATGGTGACCACCCAATCAACGATATGCTCTTTCTTTTCAGTCCCTATCActtcttgtaatttttgtgCGATATCATTCTCAGTGACCAACGGGGgcttttcatcattttcttcCGGTGGCTTATCAACGACATCTCCTCCTCCATCgggtaatttattttcctcaTCCATTACGCGAAATTTAACATCCTCCATTACAATTATAGCATCCTCCTCCATCACAACTTTAGCTTCTTTCTCAtcttttttctcgttcgagaTCGATTCATCCTTCTTCGCATCGTCATCGGGTTTGGACAAAAAACTTAGATTCAACTCTGCCCGCGAATGACGGATCGAATCATGGTCGGACAGAGAATCATTTTTATGGAGTCGACGCAAAAAATATTCGCACTTTTCCCGGCCGCTCAGCGGCCgttcatatttatttcgttgCTTGATTCTGCGCTGCATGAGTAAAAAATGCCAGCTTCTTCGAACACGTTGAAAGAAATTCGGCCGCTTTCGCGCTTTGTTGGCGGACGAATCCATGGACTTTTTCGACTTCTGGGAAGAATCCAGGCTTCTTTGCTTCCCGTGAAAAAATGCCTTCGACCGTTCCTCGAACAACAGATCCAAGCTTTTCGAATCTTTAGCAGACAGATCTATGCTCCTTTCCAACGATTCTAAACTTCTGTGGGTCTTCTCCTTATTACTGAAGGAGAAGTTTCGCTTCTTTTTGGCGTCTTGCAGCAACTCGCTGCTGCTTATCTTG
The window above is part of the Apis mellifera strain DH4 linkage group LG11, Amel_HAv3.1, whole genome shotgun sequence genome. Proteins encoded here:
- the LOC113219100 gene encoding uncharacterized protein LOC113219100; translated protein: MRPELNPQLNSNETPRANPCQFSTFKSSPARVAPDIASPLDIGGLNLGPRETTSPSNNRANCTATPRDYSSVTNRLADGEASPNPSSFRQPDKQSYFFQSYKTEKNFEMMMMFDRPVHDEKKKVDHGDDVAASGGSLNCFSSVEKERGGDHDEKRLQRGCTLGAGRHPHNSTHDARRDSGNVEFLEKEGEIFKISSSELLQDAKKKRNFSFSNKEKTHRSLESLERSIDLSAKDSKSLDLLFEERSKAFFHGKQRSLDSSQKSKKSMDSSANKARKRPNFFQRVRRSWHFLLMQRRIKQRNKYERPLSGREKCEYFLRRLHKNDSLSDHDSIRHSRAELNLSFLSKPDDDAKKDESISNEKKDEKEAKVVMEEDAIIVMEDVKFRVMDEENKLPDGGGDVVDKPPEENDEKPPLVTENDIAQKLQEVIGTEKKEHIVDWVVTIANLDALSHATRSNESVSYGILHGTLGILKGILFDIFLCVCI